Proteins encoded in a region of the Chryseobacterium piperi genome:
- a CDS encoding pyridoxamine 5'-phosphate oxidase family protein, translated as MSTQNLTHLEAIKKIQELSTNAKICMFCTDLETLPVTSRPMALQETDDSGNLWFISSETSNKNFEIKEDRRVQLFFMNNGDSQYLSVYGTASVYKDKATIEEKWSAMAKAWFDGKDDPNVSIIRVEPKETYYWDTKAGKLVSLLSFVASAVTGIKTNNADGVEGNAKV; from the coding sequence ATGTCAACACAAAATCTGACTCATCTTGAGGCTATTAAAAAAATCCAGGAACTTTCTACTAATGCTAAAATCTGTATGTTCTGTACGGATCTGGAAACTTTGCCTGTTACTTCTCGTCCTATGGCGTTGCAGGAAACAGATGATAGTGGAAATCTGTGGTTTATCAGCAGTGAGACCAGCAATAAAAATTTTGAAATTAAAGAAGACCGCAGAGTACAATTGTTCTTTATGAATAATGGAGATTCACAATACCTTTCAGTATATGGAACTGCTTCTGTGTATAAAGATAAAGCTACCATAGAAGAAAAATGGTCTGCTATGGCCAAGGCCTGGTTTGACGGAAAAGATGATCCGAATGTTTCTATTATCAGGGTAGAACCTAAGGAAACCTACTATTGGGATACCAAAGCAGGAAAATTAGTGAGCTTATTGAGTTTTGTGGCATCAGCGGTTACAGGAATTAAAACAAATAATGCTGATGGCGTCGAAGGTAACGCCAAAGTATAA
- a CDS encoding thioredoxin, which translates to MTKSVFYHAGCPVCVSAEEDIISLIGEENVERIHLGEDRSKIEAAERAGVQSVPALVTPNGNVLHINFGASLEDVKK; encoded by the coding sequence ATGACAAAATCCGTTTTTTATCATGCAGGATGTCCGGTATGCGTCAGTGCAGAGGAAGATATCATCAGCCTTATCGGTGAAGAAAATGTAGAACGTATTCACCTTGGAGAAGACAGAAGTAAAATTGAAGCTGCAGAAAGAGCAGGGGTACAGTCTGTACCTGCATTAGTGACTCCTAATGGAAATGTATTGCATATTAATTTTGGAGCTTCTCTTGAAGATGTAAAAAAATAA
- the pdxR gene encoding MocR-like pyridoxine biosynthesis transcription factor PdxR — protein MLRPWKLELEIDRKSGKAIYLQIADTIISDIQSGRLKAGDALPGSRVLAAMLKINRNTVVEAYQVLINEEWAISKDRKGIFVSDRLPSLGIQPRNNILKDHEHTGPDIPFLINFDDGHPDSKIAPVKELARAYRQIFNRKAKWQMMGYTDVHGDIEFRKAVSQMLNHQRGMHSNEDEISITRGSQMAMFLTAQCLVEAGDAVIVENPGYQPAWRTFEHAGAKLLPISVDEEGLVVDDILHLLKQGNKIKAICITPHRQYPTTVTLSLARRLKLVELSNTYGITIIEDDYDNEFHFGYRPILPLSSFPELDHYVYIGTMSKVVAPALRIGYLATKDQNLLQKIGKLRKMIDVQGDIIMEQAVLQLIRDGAVKKHIKKSTIHYKHKRDFVHNLLEKYLKNQADFSLPDGGLAFWIVPKVKLNWDKVTDLLLDKNIRIIHPEQYSFSTPVNGFRLSYGSLSEEQLEQSIRIIGEILRDQN, from the coding sequence ATGTTGCGTCCATGGAAATTAGAATTAGAAATTGACAGAAAATCAGGTAAAGCCATTTACCTCCAGATTGCAGATACTATTATTTCAGATATACAATCCGGAAGGTTAAAAGCGGGTGATGCCCTTCCTGGAAGTCGTGTCCTGGCTGCTATGCTGAAAATAAATAGGAATACAGTAGTAGAGGCTTACCAGGTATTGATCAATGAGGAATGGGCAATTTCTAAAGACAGGAAAGGAATCTTTGTTTCCGATCGATTGCCTTCTTTAGGCATACAGCCAAGAAATAATATTCTGAAAGATCATGAACATACCGGACCAGACATTCCCTTTTTGATCAATTTTGATGATGGTCATCCGGATAGTAAAATAGCCCCTGTAAAAGAGCTGGCAAGAGCATATCGGCAGATATTCAACCGGAAAGCTAAATGGCAGATGATGGGATATACGGATGTACATGGCGATATAGAATTCCGGAAAGCAGTTTCTCAAATGCTCAATCACCAGAGGGGCATGCACAGCAATGAAGATGAAATTTCGATTACACGGGGAAGTCAGATGGCTATGTTTCTAACAGCTCAATGCTTAGTCGAAGCCGGAGATGCAGTAATCGTTGAAAACCCGGGATATCAGCCGGCATGGAGAACTTTTGAACATGCAGGCGCAAAACTTCTTCCCATATCTGTTGATGAGGAAGGTCTGGTTGTCGACGATATTCTTCATCTTTTAAAACAAGGAAATAAAATAAAAGCTATCTGTATTACTCCTCACAGACAGTATCCTACCACGGTTACCTTAAGCTTAGCACGAAGGCTAAAACTGGTAGAACTATCGAATACTTATGGTATAACGATTATTGAAGACGATTACGATAATGAGTTTCATTTCGGTTACCGCCCTATCTTGCCGCTTTCCAGTTTTCCGGAGCTGGATCATTATGTATACATTGGTACTATGAGTAAAGTTGTTGCGCCAGCTTTAAGAATAGGATATCTGGCTACTAAGGACCAAAATCTTCTTCAAAAAATTGGAAAGCTGAGAAAAATGATTGATGTACAAGGGGATATTATTATGGAACAAGCCGTTTTACAGCTGATCAGGGACGGTGCTGTTAAAAAGCACATTAAAAAATCTACCATCCATTATAAACATAAACGGGATTTTGTACATAACCTTCTGGAAAAGTATTTGAAAAACCAGGCAGATTTCAGCTTGCCGGATGGAGGATTGGCTTTTTGGATTGTACCGAAAGTAAAATTGAACTGGGATAAGGTAACTGATTTATTATTAGATAAAAATATCAGAATAATCCATCCTGAACAATACAGTTTTAGCACCCCGGTAAACGGATTCCGATTAAGCTACGGTTCCCTTTCTGAAGAACAACTGGAACAGAGTATCAGAATAATCGGAGAGATTTTAAGAGATCAGAATTAG
- a CDS encoding T9SS type A sorting domain-containing protein has protein sequence MKKLYLSAFSICTILSISAQETLWQKNIKSSTQDFLSQVTTTIDQQYLITGSSIQAGSQKMGAGSTTGQNNGYDFHLVKLNQQGEQIWEKYFSGSNHDYLSATVNTQEGGALLAGTSYSGKGLDKKEDSKGGSDIWLIRINEFGDELWQKTLGTIADEEARSVIQTTDLGFFVAGNVQNASKGYGSKDVWIIRLDKDGKEISQLILGARGLDEVEKMIPTKDGGVLVGIYSRSEAVNMSNQQSVMSNEKETISNSKADRSTITNHSLPITYQSKTTENFGEGDYWIVKLSKDGKVEWEKNFGGKGDDHVRTLALTSNGYMIGGESRSERSGNKTVGIEEGTDLWLVSLDERGNEQWQKSYNFGNRDVLMSMSTISSLSTSNSQPATKGILLGGYTQAEGRIESNDETFWMLYVNQDGNEQWRKHVKGKEKKKEERLSDLKLNKDGSIILAGTSADELGKENWKIVKLGDKQLDQLIEKQDIKIYPNPVSDFAYVEIGFEGLKAGLFEAEITIYDMSGRQLQSMKTKNKVTKINTQNLIQGAYLVTVKTDGNKTASTKLIKK, from the coding sequence ATGAAGAAACTCTACTTAAGTGCATTTTCGATATGTACTATTCTGAGCATTTCTGCTCAGGAAACACTCTGGCAGAAAAATATCAAGTCCTCTACCCAGGATTTTTTGAGCCAGGTAACCACTACTATTGATCAGCAATATTTAATTACAGGAAGTAGTATTCAGGCTGGAAGCCAGAAGATGGGAGCTGGAAGTACTACCGGGCAGAATAACGGGTACGATTTTCATTTGGTGAAGCTCAATCAACAGGGAGAGCAGATTTGGGAAAAATACTTCTCAGGAAGCAACCATGACTATCTATCTGCAACGGTGAATACCCAAGAAGGAGGAGCGCTTCTAGCAGGAACCTCATATTCAGGTAAGGGTCTTGATAAAAAAGAAGATTCCAAAGGAGGTAGCGATATCTGGTTGATAAGAATCAACGAGTTTGGAGATGAATTATGGCAGAAAACGTTAGGGACAATTGCTGATGAAGAAGCCAGATCTGTTATTCAAACCACGGATTTAGGATTCTTTGTAGCCGGTAATGTACAAAATGCCTCTAAAGGTTATGGCTCCAAAGATGTGTGGATCATCAGGCTTGATAAAGACGGAAAAGAAATTTCACAACTGATTTTAGGTGCGAGAGGACTAGATGAAGTAGAGAAAATGATTCCTACAAAAGATGGAGGTGTGTTGGTAGGGATTTACTCACGCAGCGAAGCTGTGAATATGAGTAATCAGCAATCAGTAATGAGTAATGAAAAAGAGACGATCTCCAATTCAAAAGCTGATCGTTCTACTATTACTAATCACTCATTACCCATTACTTATCAATCCAAAACCACTGAGAATTTCGGAGAAGGTGATTACTGGATCGTAAAGTTGAGCAAAGATGGAAAAGTTGAATGGGAAAAGAACTTTGGAGGAAAAGGAGATGATCATGTAAGAACCCTTGCTTTAACATCAAACGGATATATGATCGGTGGAGAGTCCAGATCTGAGAGATCAGGAAATAAGACTGTAGGGATTGAAGAAGGAACTGACCTTTGGCTGGTTTCACTAGACGAAAGAGGAAATGAGCAATGGCAGAAATCTTACAATTTTGGAAACAGAGACGTTCTAATGAGTATGAGTACTATTAGTAGCCTCTCAACTAGCAACTCTCAACCAGCAACTAAGGGCATCTTACTCGGAGGTTACACCCAGGCAGAAGGAAGAATAGAATCTAATGATGAAACGTTCTGGATGCTGTATGTAAATCAGGATGGAAATGAACAGTGGAGAAAACATGTTAAAGGAAAGGAGAAGAAAAAAGAGGAAAGACTTTCAGATTTAAAATTAAATAAAGATGGTTCGATCATCCTGGCAGGAACCAGTGCAGATGAGTTAGGAAAGGAGAACTGGAAGATTGTGAAGCTGGGAGATAAACAGCTTGATCAGTTGATTGAAAAACAGGATATCAAGATCTATCCAAATCCTGTATCTGACTTTGCGTATGTGGAGATTGGATTTGAAGGTTTAAAAGCAGGATTGTTTGAGGCTGAGATAACCATATACGATATGAGCGGGAGACAATTACAGAGCATGAAAACGAAGAATAAAGTAACGAAGATTAATACTCAGAACCTGATTCAGGGAGCTTATCTGGTAACTGTAAAAACGGATGGGAATAAAACTGCAAGTACTAAACTGATTAAAAAATAA
- a CDS encoding cupin domain-containing protein, producing MDSKKFSSKDFHETFARPQFQKPTHLIHKNVEKAGEHDQFSTERKHPVFFVDLPSKNVSMTIGGLLPGQQTNKHRHTYETVLYVIEGKGWTEIEGEKVEWQAGDAVYIPSWGWHKHQNLSDTEPAKYIACENAPQLQNLGVALREEEGRDL from the coding sequence ATGGACAGTAAAAAATTTAGTTCAAAAGACTTTCACGAAACTTTTGCAAGACCTCAGTTTCAGAAACCTACTCACTTGATTCATAAAAATGTAGAAAAAGCAGGAGAGCATGATCAGTTTTCAACGGAGAGAAAACATCCGGTATTCTTTGTAGACCTGCCCAGTAAAAATGTAAGCATGACCATTGGTGGACTATTACCAGGACAACAGACCAACAAACACCGTCATACGTATGAAACGGTATTGTATGTGATCGAAGGAAAAGGATGGACAGAAATAGAAGGAGAAAAAGTAGAGTGGCAGGCTGGAGATGCAGTATATATTCCTTCATGGGGATGGCATAAGCATCAAAATCTGAGCGATACGGAACCGGCAAAATATATTGCCTGTGAAAATGCACCCCAATTGCAGAATCTGGGTGTCGCATTGAGAGAGGAAGAAGGAAGAGACCTGTAA
- a CDS encoding dihydrodipicolinate synthase family protein → MKNVPFKGIIAYPITPFDANEKVDIPLFKKLVERLVISGNHGIAPLGSTGVLPYLSDEEKEAITEATIQQVKGRIPTLVGVSNLTTEKTVYHAQFAEKSGADAVMIIPMTYWKLTDDEIVTHYDTVARKISIPIMAYNNPATGGVDMSPALLKRLLEIPNVTMIKESTGDIQRMHYLRKELGEDVAFYNGSNPLALAAFAAGARGWCTAAPNLIPELNIGLYQAIENNQLREAQDIFYQQVELLKFIVAKGLPRAVKAGLNILGEEGGNLRSPLKPLQEKEIEELKIIIKNLKK, encoded by the coding sequence ATGAAAAATGTTCCATTTAAAGGGATTATTGCTTATCCCATTACTCCTTTTGATGCCAATGAAAAGGTAGATATTCCATTGTTTAAAAAGCTTGTCGAAAGATTAGTGATATCAGGCAATCATGGTATTGCTCCACTGGGAAGCACAGGTGTTTTGCCTTATTTATCCGATGAAGAAAAAGAGGCTATTACTGAAGCAACTATACAACAGGTAAAGGGAAGAATTCCGACATTGGTAGGGGTATCTAATCTCACAACTGAAAAAACAGTATATCATGCCCAATTTGCTGAAAAATCAGGTGCTGATGCTGTGATGATCATTCCCATGACCTATTGGAAGCTCACCGATGATGAAATTGTTACCCATTATGATACGGTCGCCCGTAAAATTTCAATTCCTATCATGGCTTATAACAATCCTGCAACAGGTGGGGTAGATATGTCACCAGCTCTTTTGAAAAGATTATTGGAAATTCCTAATGTCACGATGATCAAAGAAAGTACGGGTGATATTCAGAGAATGCATTATTTAAGAAAAGAATTGGGAGAAGATGTTGCTTTCTACAATGGTTCAAATCCATTAGCATTGGCAGCTTTTGCAGCAGGAGCAAGGGGATGGTGTACAGCAGCACCTAATCTAATCCCGGAATTAAATATTGGATTATATCAGGCCATCGAAAATAATCAGCTCAGAGAAGCTCAGGATATTTTCTATCAACAGGTTGAATTATTAAAATTCATCGTAGCTAAAGGCTTACCAAGAGCCGTTAAAGCAGGTCTGAATATTCTGGGGGAAGAAGGCGGAAACTTAAGAAGCCCTTTGAAACCTTTGCAGGAAAAAGAAATTGAAGAATTAAAAATTATTATTAAAAACCTTAAAAAATAA